Proteins from one uncultured Cohaesibacter sp. genomic window:
- a CDS encoding imelysin family protein, with amino-acid sequence MKTNRLLGYSVACLLGLGAAATAAEPVSKEAVLETYANIAEAKYADSLIAAEKLQSAVNALIADPSADSLTAARAAWLASRVPYQQTEVYRFGNAIVDDWEGKVNAWPLDEGLIDYVDASYGGPTDENEYAALNVIANPSFTLSGEEIDASAITPELLAETLHEADGIEANVATGYHAIEFLLWGQDLHGTEHGAGERAWTDYAKGDACTNDNCDRRAAYLKAATDLLVSDLDWMAKQWQTGGEARATLMSDENAGIVTIVTGMGSLSYGEQAGERMRLGLMLNDPEEEHDCFSDNTHNSHYYDGLGIRNAYVGEYVRIDGSRVSGPSLSDLVAASDKALDDELTGKLNTTMIKLGAIKSAAEAGFSYDQMLARGNEGGEALVMGGVNALVDQTKSIERVVSSLKLNDIEFEGSDSLDNPNAVFQ; translated from the coding sequence ATGAAAACAAATCGATTGCTTGGATATTCTGTTGCCTGCCTGCTTGGTCTTGGCGCAGCAGCAACCGCCGCCGAACCGGTAAGCAAAGAAGCCGTCCTTGAAACCTATGCCAATATCGCTGAAGCCAAATATGCTGACAGCCTGATTGCAGCTGAGAAGTTGCAAAGCGCTGTTAATGCCCTGATCGCCGATCCATCGGCCGATAGCTTGACGGCCGCGCGCGCTGCGTGGCTTGCTTCCCGCGTGCCTTATCAGCAGACCGAAGTCTATCGCTTTGGCAACGCCATCGTTGATGACTGGGAAGGCAAGGTCAATGCCTGGCCACTGGATGAAGGCCTGATCGACTATGTCGACGCCTCCTATGGTGGCCCGACCGACGAAAACGAATATGCGGCGCTGAATGTCATCGCCAATCCGTCCTTTACCCTTTCGGGCGAAGAGATTGATGCCAGCGCCATCACGCCGGAGCTGCTGGCCGAGACCCTGCATGAAGCAGACGGCATCGAAGCCAACGTGGCCACCGGCTACCACGCCATCGAGTTTCTGCTTTGGGGGCAAGATCTGCATGGCACCGAGCATGGCGCCGGTGAACGCGCCTGGACAGATTATGCCAAGGGCGATGCCTGCACCAACGACAATTGCGATCGCCGTGCAGCCTACCTCAAGGCCGCAACCGATCTGTTGGTCTCCGACCTCGACTGGATGGCCAAGCAGTGGCAAACGGGCGGCGAAGCCCGCGCCACGCTCATGTCTGACGAAAATGCTGGCATCGTGACAATTGTCACCGGTATGGGCTCCCTTTCCTATGGGGAACAGGCCGGTGAGCGTATGCGCCTTGGCTTGATGCTGAATGATCCGGAAGAAGAGCATGATTGCTTCTCCGACAACACCCATAACAGCCACTATTATGATGGTCTTGGCATCCGCAATGCCTATGTCGGCGAATATGTGCGCATCGATGGCTCGCGTGTTTCCGGCCCGTCCCTATCCGATCTGGTTGCAGCATCCGACAAGGCTCTTGATGATGAGCTGACCGGCAAGCTCAACACCACCATGATCAAACTGGGTGCCATCAAGTCAGCCGCTGAAGCGGGCTTCAGCTACGACCAGATGCTGGCCCGTGGTAACGAAGGCGGCGAGGCCCTCGTCATGGGCGGTGTCAACGCGCTGGTCGATCAGACCAAATCCATTGAACGCGTTGTTTCCTCCCTCAAGCTCAACGATATCGAGTTTGAAGGGTCTGACAGCCTCGATAATCCGAATGCGGTTTTCCAATAA
- a CDS encoding di-heme oxidoredictase family protein — MLRLGLKTLPLFVALPAVAGPLDEQHLSIIPRTASEVERIARVTAPPKSFDAPQRFEALSAGAATVRVRKDADAFSKPSASMSFESELEFELGKAMFEKLWVSSPSSTKASDGLGPLYNARSCMRCHINDGRGHPPQSHDDSAVSMFLRVAVPDETDPMVERIEGYHGTMPDPTYGGQLQDFALAGYPAEYRLRIDYQEMSIPLAGGEKASLRKPTYKAADLAYGPLHPDATLSPRIAPQMIGLGLLEAIPAADILAKADPEDTDGDGISGKPNIVWSERYQMPMLGRFGLKAGRPTVEEQSAAAFFRDIGISNPLFPDAWGDCSLNQSDCRSAPHGDKDVRGTELDETGLDLVTFYSRHLGVPARRDVEDMTVLHGKKLFHEVGCASCHTPSYVTHRLKDEPELGFQLIWPYTDLLLHDMGEGLADGQPEARANGQEWRTPPLWGIGLTEQVSGHRFFLHDGRARSVLEAVLWHGGEAEPQRDAVIAMQPDDRAALISFLESL; from the coding sequence ATGCTCCGTCTCGGCCTTAAAACTTTGCCCTTGTTTGTCGCACTGCCTGCTGTTGCTGGTCCTCTGGACGAGCAACATCTATCCATCATTCCGCGCACAGCCTCGGAAGTGGAGCGCATTGCACGTGTAACGGCACCGCCGAAGAGCTTTGACGCACCCCAGCGCTTTGAGGCTCTCTCGGCGGGGGCCGCGACTGTCCGAGTGCGCAAGGATGCCGATGCTTTTTCCAAGCCATCGGCGAGCATGAGCTTTGAAAGCGAGCTGGAGTTTGAGCTGGGCAAGGCGATGTTTGAGAAACTCTGGGTGTCGTCCCCCTCATCAACCAAGGCCTCGGACGGCCTCGGCCCGCTTTACAATGCTCGCTCCTGCATGCGCTGCCACATCAATGATGGGCGCGGTCATCCCCCTCAAAGCCATGACGACAGCGCGGTCTCCATGTTCCTGCGCGTCGCGGTGCCTGATGAGACCGACCCAATGGTCGAGCGCATTGAGGGCTACCACGGCACCATGCCCGACCCGACCTATGGCGGGCAGCTTCAGGATTTTGCTCTGGCTGGCTACCCAGCAGAATATCGCCTGCGGATCGACTATCAAGAGATGAGCATACCCCTTGCTGGCGGGGAGAAGGCCAGTTTGCGCAAACCAACTTACAAGGCTGCCGATCTGGCCTATGGGCCTCTGCATCCCGATGCCACGCTCAGCCCCCGCATAGCGCCGCAGATGATTGGCCTTGGGTTGCTCGAAGCCATTCCGGCGGCGGATATTCTTGCCAAGGCCGACCCGGAAGATACTGATGGCGATGGCATTTCCGGCAAGCCCAATATCGTCTGGTCAGAGCGTTACCAGATGCCCATGCTGGGGCGCTTCGGCCTCAAGGCTGGCCGCCCGACGGTTGAGGAGCAATCTGCCGCAGCTTTCTTCCGCGATATCGGCATCTCCAATCCGCTCTTTCCTGATGCGTGGGGCGATTGCTCCTTGAACCAGAGCGACTGCCGCTCGGCGCCCCATGGCGACAAGGATGTGCGCGGGACGGAACTGGATGAGACTGGGCTTGATCTCGTCACCTTCTATAGTCGCCATCTCGGCGTCCCAGCGCGGCGCGATGTGGAGGACATGACGGTTTTGCACGGCAAAAAGCTGTTTCATGAGGTCGGCTGCGCCAGCTGTCATACCCCGTCCTACGTGACCCATCGTCTCAAGGATGAACCCGAATTGGGCTTCCAACTGATATGGCCTTATACTGATCTTCTGTTGCATGATATGGGCGAAGGGCTCGCAGATGGCCAGCCCGAAGCCCGTGCTAACGGGCAGGAATGGCGCACGCCACCCCTCTGGGGCATTGGCCTCACCGAGCAGGTCTCCGGCCATCGCTTTTTCCTGCATGATGGCCGTGCTCGCTCTGTGCTGGAAGCCGTGCTCTGGCATGGCGGAGAAGCCGAGCCACAGCGAGACGCCGTTATCGCCATGCAGCCGGACGACCGCGCAGCCTTGATTTCATTTCTGGAAAGTTTGTAA
- a CDS encoding imelysin family protein, translating into MPKLVTNVVNEHILPGYERLATSSAALSKAVETSCPDELDAVKVAYNEAFDAWMGVSHLRFGPSEENNRAFALAFWPDTRGFTPKTLASLLTDNDPAIHDAKKFKTVSIAARGFYPMEFLLYDTQFTEQPAPQRCDLMAVMAKDIADNSAAILRDWQAGYGEMMIKADNDIYRAPEEAVRQLYTALTTGLQFTAQTRLGRPMGSFEKPRPNRAEARRSERSQRHVLLSLQANRQLASLLSENDEDIDRGFERAIRIAEELDDPAFAGVGSIQGRIRVEALLGAITLTNDLVAEYLGPKLGISAGFNALDGD; encoded by the coding sequence ATGCCAAAGCTCGTCACCAATGTGGTGAATGAGCATATTCTGCCCGGTTACGAACGCCTTGCGACCAGCTCGGCGGCTCTTTCCAAAGCGGTCGAGACCAGTTGCCCGGACGAACTGGATGCGGTGAAGGTGGCCTATAATGAGGCTTTTGATGCCTGGATGGGTGTCAGTCATCTGCGCTTTGGGCCTTCTGAAGAAAATAACCGCGCCTTTGCGCTGGCCTTCTGGCCCGACACAAGGGGCTTTACGCCCAAGACCCTTGCAAGCCTGCTCACAGACAATGATCCGGCCATTCATGATGCGAAAAAATTCAAGACGGTGTCTATCGCCGCGCGGGGCTTCTACCCGATGGAATTCCTGCTCTATGACACCCAGTTTACCGAGCAACCCGCCCCTCAACGCTGCGATCTTATGGCGGTCATGGCAAAGGATATCGCGGATAATTCTGCGGCCATCTTGAGGGATTGGCAGGCAGGCTACGGCGAGATGATGATCAAGGCTGATAATGATATCTACCGCGCGCCCGAAGAAGCGGTACGCCAGCTCTATACAGCGCTTACGACCGGCCTGCAGTTCACCGCTCAAACGCGCCTTGGTCGCCCGATGGGCAGCTTTGAAAAGCCACGCCCTAACCGCGCCGAAGCCCGACGCTCCGAGCGCTCACAGCGCCATGTTCTGCTCTCGCTTCAGGCAAACCGTCAGTTGGCCTCGCTTCTCTCGGAAAATGACGAGGATATTGATCGGGGCTTTGAGCGCGCGATCCGTATTGCTGAAGAGCTGGACGACCCTGCCTTTGCTGGCGTCGGATCAATACAGGGGCGCATTCGCGTGGAGGCGTTGCTGGGCGCCATCACGCTCACCAATGATCTCGTGGCAGAGTATCTGGGGCCGAAACTGGGTATCTCTGCCGGCTTTAACGCACTGGATGGAGACTGA
- a CDS encoding DUF1513 domain-containing protein, with protein sequence MPDRRSFITGLFALGLCPSVTWADAGSPAFLSAARKPDGAYALFGISEQGRTIFEIALPGRGHAAAAHPKRPEAVAFARRPGNFAMALDCRNGETKAVLHCPKGRHFQGHGAFSEDGSLLYTAENDYDHARGVIGIWNADQGYKRVGEFASHGVGPHDLKLMPDKKHLVIANGGIETHPDSGREKLNIPTMKPNLAYVTLDGALVEMVELPQAMHKSSIRHLSLGSDGTVAFAMQWQGDINNAPAMLGLHKRGEEARLLEAPDNEQRVLQGYVGSVALDMEQKLLAASSPRGGVVHQFDTDTGEFLGAIHEEDVCGLAIRDHKLVRTSGMGIVCLSEDMAGTQMDKMRVTHRYQWDNHLIPIG encoded by the coding sequence ATGCCTGATCGCCGCTCATTTATCACCGGCCTGTTCGCTCTTGGCCTATGCCCGTCTGTCACCTGGGCCGACGCAGGCAGTCCGGCCTTCTTGTCTGCCGCCCGCAAGCCCGATGGAGCCTATGCCCTGTTCGGCATTTCAGAGCAGGGGCGTACCATTTTCGAAATTGCCCTCCCCGGGCGCGGTCATGCCGCCGCCGCTCACCCAAAGCGGCCAGAAGCCGTGGCATTCGCCCGCCGTCCGGGCAATTTCGCCATGGCGCTTGATTGCCGTAATGGTGAAACCAAGGCCGTGCTCCATTGCCCGAAGGGACGCCATTTTCAGGGGCACGGAGCCTTCTCGGAAGATGGCAGCCTGCTCTATACGGCCGAGAATGATTATGATCATGCACGGGGTGTCATCGGCATCTGGAATGCTGATCAGGGCTACAAGCGTGTGGGCGAATTCGCGTCCCATGGCGTCGGTCCGCATGATTTAAAGCTTATGCCCGACAAGAAGCATCTGGTGATCGCCAATGGCGGCATCGAAACCCACCCCGATAGCGGACGTGAGAAGCTCAACATCCCCACGATGAAGCCCAATCTTGCCTATGTCACGCTTGATGGAGCACTGGTGGAGATGGTGGAGTTGCCGCAGGCAATGCACAAAAGCTCGATCCGCCATCTCAGCCTTGGGTCCGATGGCACCGTGGCCTTTGCCATGCAGTGGCAAGGCGACATCAACAACGCGCCGGCCATGCTGGGCCTGCACAAGCGCGGCGAAGAAGCCCGCCTGCTTGAAGCGCCAGACAATGAACAGCGCGTGCTGCAGGGCTATGTAGGCAGCGTGGCTCTGGATATGGAGCAGAAGCTGCTGGCCGCTTCGTCCCCGCGTGGCGGTGTGGTGCATCAGTTCGACACTGATACCGGCGAATTCTTGGGTGCGATCCATGAAGAGGATGTTTGCGGTCTGGCCATTCGCGATCACAAACTTGTCCGCACCAGCGGCATGGGCATCGTCTGTCTCTCTGAAGATATGGCGGGCACCCAGATGGACAAGATGCGCGTCACTCATCGCTATCAATGGGACAATCATCTGATCCCCATTGGCTAG
- the cydC gene encoding thiol reductant ABC exporter subunit CydC, translating to MAEFKKLLGLMRPWTGWIILGVFLSLITALANVILMSISGWFIAAMALAGLAGVTMNYFTPAAIIRAMAITRTVGRYAERLVTHEATLRLVAEMRRWFYDRMEPLAPAGLQGMKSGDVFSRIGADITTLENFYLRVLVPSLVALIAVPIFCFFAGYFSAGLALSLIVLYFLGGILIPWLIHHFGRKAASDQVLKSAQMRSTLVEGQQALREMLVYGRDDDYRQTVEAQSSGLCASQLRLAKLQAASQSALTLAASLAMFAALWFIIPKVSDGSFEGPILPMLMLFAMASFEVIVPLPVAIRAFIETQVAAKRLFGLTDQEPKGISAWSEEAIDIKPTATPSLELKAVSLAYEEGAPSAFDQLSLSVAPGERVAIVGPSGIGKSSIINALVGFWPLSGGEILIDGQPYSRFSAESLRAHFAVAPQKPHLFNSTLKGNLLVANPDASDTMLNKVLDQVQLSDYVAAQEEGLDSFVGEAGGTLSGGQIRRLSIARALLSPAPILVLDEPGEGLDPQMEREILNRILDDETDRTILLITHNSAALERMDKQLVLSERA from the coding sequence ATGGCTGAGTTCAAAAAATTGCTCGGGCTGATGCGTCCCTGGACCGGCTGGATCATCCTTGGGGTTTTCCTTTCGCTGATCACGGCGCTGGCCAATGTGATCCTGATGTCCATTTCCGGCTGGTTCATTGCCGCCATGGCGCTGGCCGGACTGGCTGGCGTGACCATGAATTATTTCACTCCGGCGGCCATCATCCGCGCCATGGCGATCACCCGTACTGTCGGGCGCTATGCCGAGCGGCTCGTTACCCATGAGGCAACCCTCCGGCTGGTAGCCGAGATGCGGCGCTGGTTTTATGACCGCATGGAACCGCTGGCTCCCGCCGGTTTGCAGGGCATGAAAAGCGGCGATGTCTTCTCGCGGATCGGGGCGGATATCACCACACTGGAGAATTTCTATCTGCGTGTTCTGGTGCCTTCGCTGGTTGCTCTCATTGCGGTGCCCATTTTCTGCTTCTTTGCCGGCTATTTCTCCGCTGGCTTGGCCCTATCGCTGATCGTGCTCTATTTCCTTGGTGGCATCCTGATCCCATGGCTCATTCACCATTTCGGGCGCAAGGCTGCCAGCGATCAGGTGCTAAAATCGGCCCAGATGCGGTCCACGCTGGTGGAAGGGCAACAGGCCCTGCGCGAAATGCTGGTCTATGGCCGCGATGATGATTACCGCCAGACGGTTGAAGCGCAATCGAGCGGCCTATGCGCCAGCCAGTTGCGGCTTGCCAAGCTTCAGGCCGCGTCGCAAAGCGCGCTGACCCTTGCGGCCAGCCTTGCCATGTTCGCGGCTCTTTGGTTCATCATTCCCAAAGTCAGCGACGGCAGCTTTGAAGGCCCGATCCTGCCGATGCTGATGCTGTTTGCCATGGCGAGCTTCGAGGTCATCGTGCCCCTGCCCGTTGCCATCCGCGCTTTCATCGAAACGCAGGTTGCAGCCAAGCGCCTGTTTGGCCTGACGGATCAGGAGCCCAAAGGGATTTCCGCATGGAGCGAAGAGGCCATCGACATCAAGCCGACGGCAACTCCTTCACTGGAACTCAAGGCCGTGAGCCTTGCCTATGAAGAAGGCGCCCCAAGTGCTTTTGACCAGCTCAGCCTTTCAGTTGCGCCGGGTGAACGGGTTGCCATCGTCGGCCCTTCAGGCATTGGCAAGTCGAGCATCATCAACGCACTGGTTGGCTTCTGGCCGCTCTCCGGCGGAGAAATTCTCATCGACGGGCAGCCATATAGCCGCTTCAGTGCGGAAAGCTTGCGAGCGCATTTTGCCGTGGCGCCGCAAAAGCCGCATCTGTTCAACTCCACCCTCAAGGGCAATCTGCTGGTGGCCAATCCGGACGCGAGCGACACCATGCTCAATAAGGTGCTTGATCAGGTGCAGCTATCCGATTATGTGGCCGCGCAGGAAGAGGGGCTTGATAGCTTTGTCGGCGAAGCAGGCGGCACGCTTTCCGGCGGACAGATCCGGCGGCTGTCCATTGCCCGCGCCCTGCTCTCCCCGGCGCCCATTCTGGTTCTGGATGAACCGGGTGAAGGGCTTGATCCGCAGATGGAGCGGGAAATCCTCAACCGGATTCTGGACGATGAAACAGACCGCACCATCTTGCTTATCACGCACAACAGCGCAGCCCTTGAGCGCATGGACAAGCAGTTGGTGCTAAGCGAGCGTGCATAA
- the cydD gene encoding thiol reductant ABC exporter subunit CydD gives MSTKHISAFLKAQSRRARRPLNLSIVLSFAAGIVLIVQMGVIAFCVDSVLTHQATLTDLLFLLPPLLILFVLRAVLSYFSERLALKAAIDLKHTLRKDLLTRLIAKGPILERGSENAVGDQVTTLTEGIEALEGYFARYMPAMVMTVLLPFAILAVTLTRDWLSAVVMVVTAPLIPVFMILIGKGTERLNQKQWRKLARLSAHFLDMIQGLTTLKLFNASRREAETVSRMAESYRRTTMSVLRVAFLSSLVLEFFATVSIAIIAVFIGFRLLYGNMTFFDGFYVLLLAPDFYLPLRNMGTHYHARMEAVGAAETMVSVMEMDDGTEKKEGSLDALPDIKQGISLEFRSVGFVYPDGSRALEDVSFSLAAGKSLALVGPSGAGKSTIIDLILGLAQPSEGQILVNGLDLSTLPIAEWRAQLAYVPQKPTLFSGTILDAIRYGQPDAGTEAVEAAAKLAQAHDFITGLSDGYNHQLNEKGAGLSGGQIQRIAIARALLRNAPLVLLDEPSAHLDRENEARIQNALQALEQSATTITIAHRLHTIEQADVILVLEQGKIAEMGPHNALIEKDGAYARLVRSSFASKSTEVQHG, from the coding sequence ATGTCCACGAAACACATTTCAGCCTTTCTCAAAGCCCAGTCGCGCAGAGCCCGGCGGCCTCTCAATCTTTCCATTGTACTTTCCTTTGCTGCCGGCATCGTTTTGATCGTGCAAATGGGCGTGATTGCCTTCTGTGTCGATTCAGTTCTTACACATCAGGCAACGCTTACAGATCTGCTGTTTCTCTTGCCACCGCTGCTGATTCTGTTTGTGCTCAGGGCGGTTCTTTCCTATTTTTCCGAGCGTCTGGCTCTCAAAGCCGCCATTGATCTCAAGCACACATTGCGCAAGGATCTGCTTACGCGCCTCATTGCCAAGGGCCCTATCCTTGAGCGCGGCAGCGAAAATGCAGTTGGAGATCAGGTCACCACATTGACCGAAGGCATCGAAGCGCTGGAAGGCTACTTCGCCCGCTATATGCCCGCAATGGTGATGACGGTTCTGCTGCCTTTCGCCATTCTGGCGGTTACCCTCACGCGAGACTGGCTGTCGGCGGTGGTGATGGTGGTTACCGCACCGCTCATTCCCGTTTTCATGATCCTCATCGGCAAGGGCACCGAGCGGCTCAACCAGAAACAGTGGCGCAAATTGGCGCGACTTTCCGCTCATTTCCTTGACATGATTCAGGGTCTGACGACGCTCAAGCTTTTCAACGCTTCACGTCGGGAAGCGGAAACCGTTTCGCGCATGGCCGAGAGCTATCGCCGCACCACGATGAGTGTGTTGCGCGTGGCCTTTCTCTCCTCGCTGGTTCTGGAATTCTTTGCCACGGTTTCCATTGCCATTATCGCCGTGTTCATCGGTTTTCGGCTGCTTTATGGCAACATGACCTTCTTTGACGGCTTTTATGTTCTGCTGCTGGCGCCGGATTTCTATTTGCCTCTGCGCAACATGGGCACCCATTATCATGCCCGCATGGAAGCGGTAGGGGCCGCCGAAACAATGGTCTCCGTTATGGAAATGGACGATGGCACAGAAAAGAAAGAGGGCTCCCTTGATGCCCTGCCAGATATCAAGCAGGGCATTTCGCTTGAATTCCGTTCTGTTGGTTTTGTCTATCCCGATGGGTCTCGTGCGCTTGAGGATGTTTCCTTTTCGCTTGCTGCCGGCAAGAGCCTTGCTCTTGTTGGCCCGTCCGGAGCAGGCAAGAGCACGATCATCGATCTGATTCTGGGGCTCGCCCAACCAAGTGAAGGCCAGATACTGGTCAATGGTCTTGATCTTTCCACTCTTCCGATCGCGGAATGGCGTGCGCAGTTGGCTTATGTGCCACAAAAGCCGACACTCTTTTCCGGCACCATCCTTGATGCCATCCGCTATGGACAGCCCGATGCGGGGACGGAAGCCGTTGAGGCCGCCGCCAAATTGGCACAGGCTCATGACTTCATCACGGGGCTGAGCGATGGCTATAACCATCAGCTCAACGAAAAAGGTGCAGGGCTTTCCGGCGGGCAAATTCAAAGGATCGCCATTGCCAGAGCCCTCTTGCGCAACGCGCCGCTGGTGCTGCTTGATGAACCCTCGGCACATCTTGACCGCGAGAATGAAGCCAGAATCCAGAATGCGCTTCAGGCTCTGGAGCAAAGCGCAACGACGATTACCATCGCCCACCGCTTGCACACAATCGAGCAGGCAGATGTCATTCTCGTCTTGGAGCAGGGAAAAATCGCGGAAATGGGCCCCCACAATGCGCTGATAGAGAAAGATGGCGCTTATGCGAGGCTGGTGCGTTCCAGCTTCGCAAGCAAATCCACGGAGGTGCAGCATGGCTGA
- the cydX gene encoding cytochrome bd-I oxidase subunit CydX → MWYFAWILGLTAALSVGVINVMWYEAQDNYDEKDT, encoded by the coding sequence ATGTGGTATTTTGCATGGATCCTTGGATTGACTGCCGCCCTTTCCGTCGGCGTGATCAATGTCATGTGGTATGAAGCCCAAGATAACTATGACGAAAAGGATACTTGA